The Mycobacterium haemophilum DSM 44634 sequence GCTGGATGTGAAGTTTGCCGCGCCGTCGGCCTTCCAAGTCCGACCGGCCGGGCTGCCCGGGCTGCGACAAAAGTACTCACTCGATATCAGCCCAGGCAACTTCGTGGCGACCAACGACGGCGGCGGTGCAGTGACCGTGCGCACCCTCGTGGAGGGGAGGGTGACCGCCGCCAACATTTTCAGTACATCGCCGGCCATCCCACAAAATCACCTGGTGGCACTCGAGGATCCAGAGCATAACTTCCTGGCCGGCAACATTGTGCCGCTGGTCAATTCGCAGAAAAAGTCGGACCGTCTCAAAGATGTACTGGACGCGGTTTCAGCCAAGCTAACCACTTCCGGCGTGGCCGCACTCAATGCCGCAGTGTCGGGCAATTCCGGTATTGATCCGGACCAGGCAGCACGGACTTGGGTGCGGGACAACGGCTTCAACCACACGCTGGGCCAATGATGTTTTGCAGAGGCTAGGAATAGGCAGTGATCTGCTTCGACAAAGTCAGCAAGTTATTCCGCGGCGGCACCACCGCCTTAGACCGGCTGACCTTGGAGGTCCCAAACGGCAAGTTAACGGTCTTCGTCGGCTCGTCCGGCAGCGGCAAGACCACGGCGCTGCGGATGATCAACCGGATGGTCGACCCGACTTCGGGAACCATAACTGTCGACGGCGCGAACGTGGCCGGTGTCGACCCGGTGAAGCTGCGTCTTTCAATGGGCTACGTCATCCAGAACGCGGGACTAATGCCCCATCAACGAGTGATCGACAACGTCGCGACGGTGCCGGTACTGCGGGGCCAGTCACGTCGGGCCGCTCGCAAAGCCGCCTACGAGGTGCTCGAACGGGTGGGCCTGGATCCCCGGCTGGGCGCTCGCTACCCGGGGCAGCTCTCCGGCGGTGAACAACAACGCATCGGGGTGGCACGCGCGCTGGCCGCTGATCCACCGATCCTGTTGATGGACGAGCCGTTCTCGGCCGTCGACCCCGTGGTTCGTTACGAGCTGCAGAACGAAATATTGCGTCTGCAAAGCGAATTGCGCAAAACCATTGTGTTCGTCACGCACGACATCGACGAGGCACTCAAGCTCGCCGACAAAGTAGCGGTGTTCGGGCGGGGCGGTGTGCTCCAGCAGTTCGACGAACCCGCTCGGCTGCTGTCGCGGCCGGCCAACGAATTTGTGACGAAGTTTATCGGACTCGGCCGTGGCTATCGGTGGTTGCAGCTCATCGACGCGGCTGGACTGCCACTGCACGGTATCGAGCGAATTTCTGCGAACGGCCTCGCCGATGCTGGAAGCACTCAACTTCTGGCCGGTTGGGTGCTAGTCGTCGACGACGAGGGCGCGCCGTTGGGCTGGATCGACGCCAACGGCCTGCGGCGGCACCGTGCCGGCGCGTCGCTGTCCGACAGCATCGGTGCCATCGGTTCGCTGTTCCATCCGGGCGGGAATCTAAGCCAGGCGCTGGATGCGGCGCTGTCCTCGCCGACATCGGTGGGCGTCGCGGTTAACGGCGAAGGCAACGTCATCGGCGGCGTATTGGCCACCGATGTGCTGGCCGCAGTCAAAGCCCGGCGCCGAGCCTGAACGGGGACTGCGCATGCACTATCTGCTTACCCATCTCGACGACGCGTGGGCGCTGGCGGTGGTGCACCTGCGGCTGTCGTTAGTCCCGGTGCTGCTCGGGCTGGTGATCGCGGTGCCCCTAGGGGTGCTAGTGCAGCGCGCGCCGATTCCTCGACGACTGACAACGGCAACCGCCAGCGTCGTGTTCACCATCCCGTCGCTGGCACTATTCGTCGCCTTGCCAATGATCATCGGAACCCGAATCCTCGACGAGGCCAACGTAATGGTTGCGCTGACCGCCTACACTGCGGCGCTGCTGGTGCGTGCGGTGCTCGAAGCACTGGACGCAGTGCCCGCTCAGGTGCGGGACGCTGCCACCGCCGTCGGCTACTCGCCAATCAGCCGGATGCTGAAAGTCGAGCTGCCGCTGTCTCTTCCGGTGTTGATCGCCGAGTTGCGCGTGGTCGTGGTGACCAATATTGCGATGGTCTCAGTGGGTTCGGTGATCGGCATCGGAAGTTTGGGTACTTGGTTCACCGCGGGCTATCAAACCAACAAGAGCGATCAGATCCTTGCCGGCATCATCGCGCTGTTCGTGCTTGCGATCGCTATCGACGCGCTCATCGATATCGCCGGCCGGTTAGTCACGCCCTGGGAGCGTGCTACGCGCACCGCCCGTCGGCGGCGCTCAGTGGTGGCCCCGATCGTGGGCGGCGCGCGATGAACTTTGTGGCACAGGCGGTGTCCTATCTGCTGACCGCCGACAACTGGACCGGTCCAGTCGGGCTGGCCGCGCGCACCTTGGAGCATTTGGAGTACACCGCGGTGGCGGTGGGGGCGTCGGCGCTACTCGCTGTCCCAATCGGGCTGCTTATCGGCCACACCGGCCGCGGCACCCTGCTGGTGGTGGGCACGGTCAACGGACTGCGCGCCCTACCGACGCTGGGAGTGCTGCTGCTGGGGGTGCTGCTGTTCGGTCTGGGCCCGGGCCCGCCGCTGGTCGCCCTGATGCTACTGGGCGTCCCGTCACTGCTCGCCGGGAGCTACGCGGGCGTCGCCAATGTCGACCCGACGGTGGTCGATGCCGCCCGCGCGATGGGCATGACGGAGGCCCAGGTGCTGCTGCGGGTCGAGGTACCTAACGCGCTGCCGCTGATGCTGGGCGGGCTGCGCAGCGCGACGCTGCAGGTCGTGGCCACCGCGACAGTGGCCGCCTACGCGAGCCTTGGCGGGTTAGGTGGTTATCTGATCGACGGGATCAAAATCCGCCAATTTCACCTCGCCCTGGTCGGTGCGCTGATGGTCGCCGCGTTGGCGCTGATCCTTGACGTACTACTAGCGTTGGCGGTGTGGGTGTCGGTGCCCGGCACCGGCCGACTACGTAAACGCATTGGTCGGCGAGAGCGCACACTTGCCGACAAGCGCGCCGCGGTGCGTGGACACGTTTTACGGTAGAGGAGTGAACCGTGCCGGCGACGATGCAGTGGGGGTACCTCCCAGCCGCGTAACGGCGAGGGGCCGAAGCGATGAGGAGGAGCGGCGCACATGACCGCAGCACCCTCTGATCCGACGCGGCCCCCCTGGCCGGCGATATTGACCTGGCGCGCACAGGATGTCTCGCGCATGGAATCGGTGCGAGTGCAGTTGTCCGGCAAGCGCATTAGGGCTAATGGCCGTATCGTCGCGGCGGCCACCGCAACCAACCCAGCGTTCGGCGCCTTCTACGAAGTGCAGACTGACGAGACCGGCGCCACCAAGCGGTTCGGGTTGACCGTCACGCTAGCCGAGCGGGAACGTCAGCTTGCTATCGCCCGGGACGAGGAAAACATGTGGTTGGTGACCGACCATCAGGGGCAAAAGCGCGGGGCATTTGAGGGCGCGCTCGACGTCGACGTGGTGTTTAGTCCGTTCTTCAACGCCCTGCCGATCCGCCGGCTCGGCCTACACGAACAGGCGGCCGCAATCACGTTGCCGATGGTCTATGTGCGGGTGCCGGAGATGTCGGTCGCAGCCGACACCGTGAGCTACACCAGCTCGGGACGCCTGGACGGAATCAAGTTGCGTTCACCGGTCGCGAACACCATCGTCAGCGTCGACGCCGACGGATTCATCGTGGACTATCCAGGCTTGGCAGAGCGGATCTGATCACCCCACCTGCCCGGCCCGCGGCCGCCAGTTCCTCGCGCCAATTCTCCGCGCCGATGACGACAGTGACGATATCGGAGCGCGGGAAACTGTCGTAACGCGTGCGCGCGGCGTGGCCCGCTTCGGCGAGTTCGGCCACCGAATTGTTGCAGGCCAGGGAGTCGCGGGCACGGCAGAGCAACTCGATGACCCGGTCGGCGGCCGGCAGCAGTTGGCCGGAGTTTCCCTCGCACATCGCACGCACCAGGTCCGGGGCGGTTCCGGCCACCCGGGTGGCGTCACGAAACGATCCTGCCGCCACCGCGAACGCCAGCGGAACCTCAGCGGCGGCGACGGCCAGCGCCTCAGCGAGCAGGTGCGGCAGATGCGAGATAACGGCCGCAGCGGCATCGTGCTCGTCGGATTTTGCCGGTACTACCAGCGCTCCGCAGTCCAACGCCAACGTCATCACCATCGACCACACCTCGGGGTCCACATGGTCGTCCACGCTGACCACCCAGGGAGCCCTGATGAACAACCCGCCATGCCCGGCGCCCCAACCCGATTGCGCGGTACCGGTCATCGGGTGACCACCGACGAAGCGGGCCAGCAGACCAGCCGAAGCAACCGAGTCCAGCACCGCGGTTTTGACGCTGGTGACATCAGTGAGCGGACAGTTAGGCGCCAATTCGCGAATGTGGGCGAGCATGGTCGGCAATGCCGGCATCGGTACGGCCAGCACGATCAACGCGTCGGTGTCCGCGGCACGAGCCAACGCGTCAGCGAGTTCGGTGGTGGCGTCAAAACCGTCGGAGCGGGCGCCCTGTGCGCCTTCCACTGAGCGGTTGTAGCCGAAGACCTCACGACCGGTCGCCGCCGTGGCCCGCATGATCGACCCGCCGATCAATCCCAGCCCAAGCACGCACACCGGTCGCCCCGCCGCAGTCCCAGCCACCATCCAAGGTTGGCACAGTTGGCGGGTCGCGGTGCCCTTAGGGGCCGTCGGTCACGAGTGGTCATCTGGTCAAGGGGCCCAGTCGGCGACTAGCGTAGGCGCCCATGGGAGCACAACGGGCGTCGGCGAAAGGCCCGGCGCCGGACACGCCGGACGGTTTCGGCGTTGCGGTGGTGCGAGAAGAGGGCCAGTGGCGCTGTTCTGCGATGGCCGCCAAGTCGCTGACGAGCCTGACGGCAGCCGAGACCGAACTGCGTGAGCTGCGGAGTGCGGGAGCAGTCTTTGGTCTCCTGGACGTCGACGACGAATTCTTTGTCATCCTGCGCCCGGCACCGTCCGGGACCAGGTTGCTGCTGTCGGACGCCACCGCTGCGCTGGACTACGACATCGCCGCCGAAGTTTTGGACAACTTAGACGCCGAAATCGATCCCGAGGACCTCGAAGATGCGGACCCCTTTGAGGAAGGCGACTTGGGATTGCTGTCCGATGTGGGGCTACCGGAGGCGGTGCTGGGGGTCATCCTCGATCAGACCGACCTGTACGCCGACGAGCAACTGGGCCGCATCGCCCGTGAGATGGGCTTCGCCGAGCAGCTGTCGGCGGTGATCGACCGCCTCGGTCGGTGACCGCAAGCGCGGCCGTGGCGATCGCAAGCGCGGCGAAGCCGGGCGCAGCGGGTCGCCACTAATGGCGACGCCGGGCGCAGCGTGACCACTGACGAAGATTTGATCCGTGCTGCACTGAGGGTCGCCGCGACGGCGGGGCCGCGCGATGTACCGATTGGGGCGGTGGTCCTCGGCGCCGATGGAACCGAACTCGCCCGGGCGGTAAATGCCCGTGAGGCCCTTGGTGATCCCACCGCGCACGCCGAGATCTTGGCAATGCGGACGGCGGCCGGTGTGCTCGGTGACGGGTGGCGGTTGGAGGGGACCACGCTGGCGGTCACCGTCGAACCGTGCACCATGTGCGCGGGTGCGCTGGTCCTGGCACGTATCGAGCGGCTGGTGTTCGGGGCCTGGGAACCCAAGACCGGAGCGGTCGGATCGCTGTGGGATGTGGTCCGCGACCGCCGGCTCAACCATCGCCCGGCAGTGCGCGGCGGAGTGCTTGCTCAGGAGTGCGCGGCACCACTGGAGGCATTCTTCGCCCGCCAGCGATTGGGGTGAGGGGCCGCTGGTTCGGTAAGCTGCTCGACGGTGGCGTGTCCGAGCGGCCTAAGGAGCACGCCTCGAAAGCGTGTGACGGCAAACACCGTCCGAGGGTTCAAATCCCTCCGCCACCGCCAAATTTTCTGCCGTATTTGTGCAGCTAGACAGCCCCTATCCGTTGACTTCTTGTAGCCGCCGGACCCGCCTTGGATCCCGTTTGGACACACTTTTCCGGTGGGCCGCGTCCAAAGCATTGCCAACCTTGTCCAGATCGGTATCGAACAGATCGGCATAGGTCCGCAAAGTGACTTGTGGATTGTCATGGCCGAGCATCCTGCCGACCGCCAGCACGTTCGCCCCGGCGCTGATGATCGCCGAGTACGTCGAGTGAATGGCCGCCGTATGACGTAGGTCGTGAGGGTGTTATCCGCGCCGGGTCTAGCACTAGTCTCGGTCCTTGTGGACTGGGGAAATGTGCCGGCCTGGGTCGCAGCATTCATTTCAACCGCCTTCGGGCTTTTGTCATGGCGGTCGTCGAGAATGTCAAAGGCAAAGCGAAAGCAAGCCGCCGACGCAGCTGACCGGGCCGAAAGGGCAGCTAACGCGGCCAAGCAGCTAGCGGAGCAGGCTAAGCGGTCCGCCGAGGCTCATGAGACGCAGGCGCGGCTTGCAGAAGCAAAGCTCACCGCAAAAGAGCAGTCCCCTTGGGTTATCGAATCGATCCCGGGGGCACCCAACTGCCTCCTACGAAACAAGACCGACACGTCGAAGTATTGCGTCACGGCGACTGGCGAGGCTGTGCGAGGCTTCGTTGACACAGATGACGACGTGGTTCCTGTTATCGAACGCGGCGACACGGTAGAACTCGATGTCATTCGGGTTCTTCAGCCAATCGATCAGCGTGTGACCGTTGGGTGGTACCGGGATGGTGACTGTCAAGGCGAACAGATGTCTAAGGCCTATCAACTACCCCCAGGTGGCAACTAACCAATTAGCCAGTTCCACCTCGTGGTCCTCGGCCCCGCGCCCGTGCTGAACCGCTGGCGGAAAAGTGCAACGACGTGACGACAGATCGGGGTTGGGGTACGTGATCGACGCCGTTACCAAGGCCGGTTGCCGCTGTGGGGTGTGTCGGGCGGAGACGGCTGGCCACTGTACAGGCGATGGCCACGGTGTTACAAAATGGGCTACCTGACAAGTTGGGATCTAGCACGAGTGGCTAGTGTGACACGTGAGGCAGGTGGTAGTTGACACGCTGGCATCCGTAGGCATACGTTTGGCATTACCAACCCAGTCCTTTCCGTAGGGCTGGGTCTTTTCTTTCTCTTGGGCGATGTCGCGTTCTCTGGGCAATGTCGCGCTTCACGCTAACGTTACCGATGTGAAAGTTGGCGTCTATGTTGACGCGTTCAACCTCTACTACGGCATGCGGGGACACTGTGGCCGCGGGACGGCGGGCTGGCGCTGGCTAGACATACGGGCGTTAGCCGCCGATCTTTGCCGATGGCACGGCGCCGCAGTTGAACGCATCGTGTACTGCACTGCTTACGTTGACCAGACTGATAATCTCGGGGCTTTTGCAGACCAATCCGTCTACATCAAGGCGCTCCGCGAGCACGGTTCTATCGATGTCTTGGAGCTGGGCTACTACGTGGCTTGGCCGAAGAGGTTGCCACTCGCTGAGGAGCTACCCGATGGTCGCGCCAAATTGGTTGTGCCGTCAGGCGCCGAGACCTGGAAGGGCCTCCCGATCACCAGGGTCACTAACGCGAACGACGATGTGTTCATGGTGACGGTTCGAAACCGTGAGGAGAAAGGCTCCGACGTTAACGTCGCGACACATCTTCTTGCTGACATCTTTCGCGGTGATGTCGAGGCCGCAATCGTCATCTCAAATGACTCTGATCTCGCTCTGCCCCTGTCGATTGCGCGGTCGATGGTTCCGGTCGGGACGGTGAACCCGGGCGCTAAACCTCTCGCGGGTGCCCTCAAAGGCGACCGAAATGAAGGGCCTGGCCACCATTGGTGGCGAAAGCTATGCGACCAGGACTATTACAACCACCAGATGCCCAATCCTGTGGGCCCGTTCTACCGACCCATCGGCTGGTAGGTGGGCACGATCGCCTGCTCGCTAGACCGGAACGCCTGGGTCAGGTGCCCGGGCCATGCCTAGCCGACATCAGTCGGCGGAGCTGACGCTATCGATTCTGTCGTCGCCATAATACACGTCTCTGAACCGGCCACCGGACAGTTCGGAACACGCCACATGTCTGTGATCCCTCTATAGCAAGGAAGCGATCTACCATCCCGCGTATGGGTGAGCATGAGACCTGCCCCAACTGTCATGAGGGCACGTTGGAACCAGAGCAACAGGGTCGTGTCGCCGACGACAGTATCGAGATTCGGGTGATGGTGCCGACCTGCCCGAAGTGCGGGTGGAGCGTGACCAAGATGCGATGTCTGGCGTCCCGTCGTGAAACGCAACGGTGAAGGCATCGATGTCGCCGAAGTGGTCTGCGACGGTCTTGATGGGATGCCAAGCGTTGGGGTCGTCAGAGTCGCCTTCAAGGCGCAACCACATGGAGCATCCCACAAGACAGCGGTGGTGCAGATCCTTCGCAGGGCAGCGGAAGGTGTCGAGCGTCATCGGGGGCGGCAACTCCTTTCTACTTGGTCGGGGACTTCATGCCGACCACGGTAGTAAAAGAGGATCGCTCTACACGCCACAGAAACTGCGGGCGGCGATCCCCCTAAAGGCGCTTCCGTGGACACACTTTGGACACAAACTCGCCTGAATCACAGATAGCCAACGTGAATTATGGCGATGTAGTTATCCAGTTCAAGCGTGATTTCACGCCTTTTGGCCAGGGTAGCTGAATAGGGGTTCAAATCCCTCCGCCACCGCCAATTGCCAGCGAGAAATCGCCGGAGCGTTATGTGCGCGACGCCGCTAGCTCAGTTACCGCCGGGCTTGGCCATCGCGCCACTGTTGGACCGCTCGAGGAGAGTCCACAAGCACAGCGTCGAGTCCGACTTTCTTAGCAAGCTGGTAGTCGTCGGCTGTTTTCACGGCGAAACCCATGACTTTCATCCCGGGCTGCGATTTGAAGCACTCGACGGCGGCCGGGTCCCACAAATCAGCGTTCACCTGAGACACACCGGTCCCCAAGGTGAATTTTTCGGTGACGGTGACATCGCGATGCAGTTCAAATCCTGCCCACTTGCCTGCCTCGGGTGCTGGGTCGCAGCGACGGTTCAACGCCATGTTGAGCAGGCGCTGGCGGGTGGTATCGCGACTTTCGGCGACCCGCAGTCCCTGCTGCTGAGAAGCCGCGTTGGTGATGTCAGCATCGGTGGAGTAGATGGTCGACCGCGGGGCAG is a genomic window containing:
- a CDS encoding putative glycolipid-binding domain-containing protein; this translates as MTAAPSDPTRPPWPAILTWRAQDVSRMESVRVQLSGKRIRANGRIVAAATATNPAFGAFYEVQTDETGATKRFGLTVTLAERERQLAIARDEENMWLVTDHQGQKRGAFEGALDVDVVFSPFFNALPIRRLGLHEQAAAITLPMVYVRVPEMSVAADTVSYTSSGRLDGIKLRSPVANTIVSVDADGFIVDYPGLAERI
- a CDS encoding ABC transporter permease, producing MHYLLTHLDDAWALAVVHLRLSLVPVLLGLVIAVPLGVLVQRAPIPRRLTTATASVVFTIPSLALFVALPMIIGTRILDEANVMVALTAYTAALLVRAVLEALDAVPAQVRDAATAVGYSPISRMLKVELPLSLPVLIAELRVVVVTNIAMVSVGSVIGIGSLGTWFTAGYQTNKSDQILAGIIALFVLAIAIDALIDIAGRLVTPWERATRTARRRRSVVAPIVGGAR
- a CDS encoding ABC transporter permease, whose amino-acid sequence is MNFVAQAVSYLLTADNWTGPVGLAARTLEHLEYTAVAVGASALLAVPIGLLIGHTGRGTLLVVGTVNGLRALPTLGVLLLGVLLFGLGPGPPLVALMLLGVPSLLAGSYAGVANVDPTVVDAARAMGMTEAQVLLRVEVPNALPLMLGGLRSATLQVVATATVAAYASLGGLGGYLIDGIKIRQFHLALVGALMVAALALILDVLLALAVWVSVPGTGRLRKRIGRRERTLADKRAAVRGHVLR
- a CDS encoding prephenate dehydrogenase, with protein sequence MCVLGLGLIGGSIMRATAATGREVFGYNRSVEGAQGARSDGFDATTELADALARAADTDALIVLAVPMPALPTMLAHIRELAPNCPLTDVTSVKTAVLDSVASAGLLARFVGGHPMTGTAQSGWGAGHGGLFIRAPWVVSVDDHVDPEVWSMVMTLALDCGALVVPAKSDEHDAAAAVISHLPHLLAEALAVAAAEVPLAFAVAAGSFRDATRVAGTAPDLVRAMCEGNSGQLLPAADRVIELLCRARDSLACNNSVAELAEAGHAARTRYDSFPRSDIVTVVIGAENWREELAAAGRAGGVIRSALPSLDSPR
- a CDS encoding nucleoside deaminase encodes the protein MTTDEDLIRAALRVAATAGPRDVPIGAVVLGADGTELARAVNAREALGDPTAHAEILAMRTAAGVLGDGWRLEGTTLAVTVEPCTMCAGALVLARIERLVFGAWEPKTGAVGSLWDVVRDRRLNHRPAVRGGVLAQECAAPLEAFFARQRLG
- a CDS encoding NYN domain-containing protein, translating into MKVGVYVDAFNLYYGMRGHCGRGTAGWRWLDIRALAADLCRWHGAAVERIVYCTAYVDQTDNLGAFADQSVYIKALREHGSIDVLELGYYVAWPKRLPLAEELPDGRAKLVVPSGAETWKGLPITRVTNANDDVFMVTVRNREEKGSDVNVATHLLADIFRGDVEAAIVISNDSDLALPLSIARSMVPVGTVNPGAKPLAGALKGDRNEGPGHHWWRKLCDQDYYNHQMPNPVGPFYRPIGW
- a CDS encoding ABC transporter ATP-binding protein, which translates into the protein MICFDKVSKLFRGGTTALDRLTLEVPNGKLTVFVGSSGSGKTTALRMINRMVDPTSGTITVDGANVAGVDPVKLRLSMGYVIQNAGLMPHQRVIDNVATVPVLRGQSRRAARKAAYEVLERVGLDPRLGARYPGQLSGGEQQRIGVARALAADPPILLMDEPFSAVDPVVRYELQNEILRLQSELRKTIVFVTHDIDEALKLADKVAVFGRGGVLQQFDEPARLLSRPANEFVTKFIGLGRGYRWLQLIDAAGLPLHGIERISANGLADAGSTQLLAGWVLVVDDEGAPLGWIDANGLRRHRAGASLSDSIGAIGSLFHPGGNLSQALDAALSSPTSVGVAVNGEGNVIGGVLATDVLAAVKARRRA
- a CDS encoding tRNA adenosine deaminase-associated protein, which produces MGAQRASAKGPAPDTPDGFGVAVVREEGQWRCSAMAAKSLTSLTAAETELRELRSAGAVFGLLDVDDEFFVILRPAPSGTRLLLSDATAALDYDIAAEVLDNLDAEIDPEDLEDADPFEEGDLGLLSDVGLPEAVLGVILDQTDLYADEQLGRIAREMGFAEQLSAVIDRLGR